Proteins from a single region of Gossypium arboreum isolate Shixiya-1 chromosome 1, ASM2569848v2, whole genome shotgun sequence:
- the LOC108483751 gene encoding E3 ubiquitin-protein ligase SIRP1-like, translated as MAARYWCYQCSQVVTPIMEAEIKCPFCRGGFIEEMSNGTTDSAPDMDSHIQSDRALSLWAPILLGMLGNPRRRRRLRRIEFEEEDAENSDGEALHGGDTDLDRELESIIRNRRRNSASIVQLLQGVRERMVSEGENSENDRDRDRDRDRDGVIFINPFNQTIIVQGSYDSNQGGQNRNSDRIGSIGDYFIGPGLDILLQHLAVAQNDPERYGTPPAQVEAIMALPTVKIEENLKCCVCMDDFEAGSEAREMPCKHKFHSGCILPWLEIHSSCPVCRYQIPAVGQKLNSERPGNNSDRRESESNVHGRGSGEGEGEGDGRSGRRFSFPWPFNGLFTSGSQSGRGNSSSSTASSSQSRNASQTNEN; from the coding sequence ATGGCAGCAAGGTACTGGTGTTATCAGTGTTCTCAAGTGGTTACTCCCATCATGGAAGCTGAGATTAAATGCCCATTTTGTCGAGGTGGGTTTATTGAAGAAATGAGCAATGGTACGACAGACAGTGCTCCAGACATGGATTCCCATATCCAATCTGATCGAGCACTCTCACTATGGGCACCCATCTTGTTAGGTATGCTGGGTAATCCTCGTCGCCGCAGAAGACTTAGACGTATCGAGTTTGAAGAAGAGGATGCTGAGAATTCTGATGGCGAAGCTCTCCATGGAGGCGATACTGACTTGGACCGAGAACTTGAATCCATCATTAGGAATAGAAGAAGGAACTCTGCATCGATCGTGCAGCTGCTTCAAGGTGTTAGAGAGAGAATGGTATCTGAAGGCGAGAATTCTGAGAATGATAGGGATAGGGATAGGGATAGGGACAGGGACGGAGTAATTTTCATCAATCCTTTCAATCAGACTATCATTGTCCAGGGCTCTTATGATTCCAATCAGGGTGGTCAAAACCGAAACTCCGACCGCATAGGTTCTATAGGTGATTATTTCATCGGTCCTGGTTTAGATATATTGTTGCAGCATTTGGCAGTGGCACAAAATGATCCCGAAAGATATGGAACACCACCAGCACAAGTAGAGGCAATTATGGCCTTGCCAACCGTGAAAATTGAGGAGAATTTGAAATGttgtgtgtgtatggatgattTCGAGGCTGGTAGTGAAGCAAGGGAAATGCCATGTAAGCATAAGTTTCATAGTGGGTGTATATTGCCATGGTTGGAGATCCATAGTTCTTGTCCAGTTTGCAGATATCAAATACCTGCTGTTGGACAGAAACTCAATTCAGAGAGGCCTGGGAATAATAGCGacagaagagaaagtgaaagtaatgtTCATGGACGTGGTAGTGGGGAAGGAGAGGGTGAAGGGGATGGGAGAAGTGGGAGAAGGTTCTCATTTCCATGGCCATTCAATGGCTTGTTCACATCAGGATCGCAGTCCGGCAGAGGGAATTCATCGTCCTCGACAGCTTCAAGCTCTCAATCCAGAAATGCTTCTCAAACAAATGAGAACTGA